In one Zymobacter palmae genomic region, the following are encoded:
- a CDS encoding monovalent cation/H+ antiporter subunit A, giving the protein MVLPLILLLPLLGSIVPLCCRDRGRGFCALMTAICPAIALVLLLLLGIETFHQQIPRVSVDWFPALGLSLALRLDGLSLLFALLILGIGLLVILYARYYLSSQDSPQRFYCSLMLFMASMLGVVMADNLLLLWCFWEMTSIASFLLIGFWTHEPLARKGARMALTVTGAGGLCLLACVLLIKRVVGSFDLSVILHCGDALRESSLYPVILTLLLLAAFTKSAQFPFQFWLPHAMAAPTPVSAYLHSATMVKAGIFLMIRMFPVMGETPMWSYVITIVGLVTMFYGAYLAMVQYDLKALLAYSTISHLGLITFLIGIDTKLAMLAAVFHVINHAIFKAALFMAVGIVDHECGTRDTRKLRGLFRFMPYTAVLATVAAASMAGVPLFNGFLSKEMFLTESLQIHSFGALSWMIPALATFGSALSVAYSLRLVLDVFYRGYPRWLPKKPHEAPRFMRLPLEVMTVLCLGVGIMPATLVGPLLDKAMMVVAPDVLKGQDLSPWHGFSFPLLMSMGAIVLGALIYTIRSSISSFRRDFLISNANIVFDSAVKVTIMSCGKLQEAISNNSLQRYMFLMLMMVLAFASTGLLRMSSLLGGLPLTPISPLIAVGALVMAGGVVATVYFQRRRLIALICLSVVELTIILTFICFSAADLALTQLVVSVASIILMLLALFFLPQHTPKTSSGPRLLRDAVLSGLLGVVIASLCLAVLTEPYETIAHFYNNNSVPLGGGHNVVNVLLVDFRAFDTMGEITVLGITSLGVFKLLNRLKLFIPSTSAENRPWSPEYYPTILGAASQMLLPLALLMSLYMLLRGHQMPGGGFIAGLIASAALILLYMARGVEWTTRRLRIDYQHVIATGILISLGTGVGSMLLGYPFLTSTYGHWTLPILGDVELASAMLFDLGVFFTVIGATMMILTLLGKVATPHSPSHMTRRLRRARRYKEGR; this is encoded by the coding sequence ATGGTTCTACCACTGATACTACTGTTGCCCTTGCTGGGAAGCATTGTTCCGCTGTGCTGCCGTGACCGTGGCCGCGGATTCTGTGCCTTGATGACAGCGATCTGCCCTGCCATAGCGCTGGTGCTGTTGCTGCTGTTGGGTATCGAAACCTTCCACCAACAGATCCCGCGCGTCAGCGTCGATTGGTTCCCCGCGCTGGGGCTGTCACTCGCCCTGCGTCTGGATGGACTATCGCTGCTGTTCGCGCTGCTGATTCTGGGCATTGGGCTGCTGGTCATCCTGTATGCGCGCTACTACCTATCTTCACAGGACTCCCCTCAGCGTTTCTACTGCAGCCTGATGCTGTTCATGGCCTCTATGCTAGGGGTTGTGATGGCAGATAACCTGTTATTGCTGTGGTGTTTCTGGGAGATGACCAGTATCGCGTCCTTCCTGCTGATCGGGTTCTGGACGCACGAGCCGCTGGCGCGCAAGGGTGCGCGCATGGCGTTAACGGTCACCGGTGCCGGGGGGCTGTGCCTGCTGGCATGCGTTCTGCTGATCAAACGCGTGGTCGGAAGCTTTGATCTGAGCGTCATACTGCACTGTGGCGATGCACTGCGCGAATCATCGCTCTACCCCGTCATTCTGACGCTGCTGCTGCTCGCCGCCTTCACCAAGTCCGCCCAGTTTCCGTTCCAGTTCTGGCTGCCGCATGCGATGGCAGCCCCGACACCCGTAAGTGCCTATTTGCATTCGGCCACTATGGTCAAGGCAGGCATCTTCCTGATGATCCGCATGTTCCCGGTCATGGGTGAAACGCCGATGTGGAGCTATGTCATCACCATCGTGGGGCTGGTGACGATGTTCTATGGCGCCTATCTGGCAATGGTGCAGTACGATCTTAAGGCGTTGCTCGCTTACTCCACTATCAGCCACCTCGGGTTGATTACCTTCCTGATCGGGATCGACACCAAGCTGGCCATGTTGGCCGCCGTATTCCACGTCATCAACCATGCTATCTTCAAGGCCGCACTGTTCATGGCCGTCGGGATCGTCGATCACGAGTGCGGCACGCGTGATACCCGCAAGCTGCGTGGGCTGTTCCGCTTCATGCCGTATACCGCGGTACTGGCCACGGTCGCTGCCGCCTCGATGGCGGGTGTTCCTCTCTTCAACGGCTTTCTGTCGAAAGAAATGTTCCTGACCGAAAGTCTGCAGATTCACAGCTTCGGCGCACTGTCGTGGATGATCCCCGCACTGGCGACCTTCGGCTCAGCGCTGTCGGTGGCCTACTCGCTGCGACTGGTGCTCGATGTGTTCTATCGCGGCTATCCGCGCTGGCTGCCGAAGAAACCGCACGAAGCACCACGTTTTATGCGCCTGCCGCTCGAAGTGATGACGGTGCTCTGCCTCGGCGTTGGCATCATGCCGGCAACGCTGGTCGGACCGCTGCTCGACAAAGCGATGATGGTCGTGGCGCCTGACGTACTGAAAGGGCAAGACCTGTCTCCGTGGCACGGTTTCTCGTTCCCGCTACTGATGAGTATGGGTGCTATTGTGCTGGGCGCGTTGATCTACACGATCCGCAGCAGCATCAGCAGCTTCCGCCGCGACTTCCTGATCTCCAACGCCAATATCGTCTTCGACAGCGCGGTCAAGGTCACGATCATGAGCTGTGGCAAGCTGCAAGAAGCGATTAGCAACAACTCTCTGCAACGCTACATGTTCCTAATGCTGATGATGGTGCTGGCTTTTGCGTCGACGGGACTGCTGCGGATGTCATCACTGCTGGGCGGCTTGCCTCTGACGCCCATTTCACCGCTGATCGCGGTCGGGGCACTGGTCATGGCGGGCGGCGTGGTAGCCACGGTCTATTTCCAGCGCCGCCGCCTGATCGCGCTGATTTGCCTGTCCGTGGTCGAGCTGACCATCATCCTGACCTTCATCTGCTTTTCGGCCGCCGATCTGGCCCTGACACAGCTGGTGGTCTCGGTCGCGTCAATCATTCTGATGCTGCTGGCACTGTTCTTCCTACCGCAGCACACCCCCAAGACATCATCGGGGCCGCGTCTACTGCGCGATGCCGTTCTGTCAGGGCTGCTGGGAGTGGTAATCGCCAGCCTGTGTTTGGCCGTACTGACCGAACCGTACGAAACCATTGCCCACTTCTATAACAACAACAGCGTACCGCTGGGCGGCGGCCATAACGTTGTCAACGTGCTACTGGTCGACTTCCGTGCTTTCGATACGATGGGCGAGATCACCGTACTGGGCATCACCTCGCTGGGGGTCTTCAAACTGCTGAACCGCCTCAAGCTCTTTATCCCGTCAACCAGTGCCGAGAACCGTCCGTGGTCACCCGAGTACTACCCGACCATTCTGGGAGCGGCATCGCAGATGCTGCTGCCACTGGCGCTACTGATGTCGCTGTACATGCTGCTGCGCGGTCACCAGATGCCTGGCGGGGGATTTATTGCCGGTTTGATCGCCTCGGCGGCACTGATTCTGCTTTACATGGCGCGGGGCGTGGAGTGGACAACACGACGGCTACGCATCGACTATCAGCACGTCATCGCCACCGGCATCCTGATCTCGCTAGGTACCGGCGTAGGCAGCATGCTGTTGGGCTACCCTTTCCTTACCAGTACGTACGGCCACTGGACGCTGCCCATTCTGGGCGATGTTGAACTGGCGTCGGCCATGCTGTTCGATCTGGGGGTCTTCTTCACCGTCATCGGGGCCACCATGATGATTCTTACCCTGCTGGGCAAGGTGGCGACACCGCATAGCCCTTCTCATATGACGCGTCGTCTGCGTCGTGCGCGCCGCTACAAAGAGGGTCGTTGA
- a CDS encoding Na+/H+ antiporter subunit C — protein MEVLFSGMVGLMAASGLFLLLRGRTFPVVLGLTLFSYAGNLFLFAMGRLSRQASSIVGDGRVMVDPIPQSLVLTAIVIGFAMTAFVIILAIRARGDLGSDHVNGRRQGERKARQTLRDIDARWEEHS, from the coding sequence ATGGAAGTTCTATTTTCAGGGATGGTGGGACTGATGGCCGCCAGCGGGCTCTTTTTGCTGTTGCGGGGACGTACCTTCCCAGTGGTGCTAGGGCTAACGCTGTTTTCCTATGCAGGCAACCTGTTCCTGTTTGCCATGGGGCGCCTTTCCCGTCAGGCCAGCTCCATCGTCGGCGACGGCCGGGTAATGGTTGATCCCATTCCCCAGTCACTGGTCCTGACCGCCATCGTCATCGGCTTCGCCATGACGGCCTTCGTCATCATTCTGGCAATCCGTGCTCGCGGCGATCTGGGCAGCGACCACGTCAACGGCCGCAGACAGGGTGAACGCAAGGCCCGCCAGACGCTGCGTGATATTGATGCCCGTTGGGAGGAACATTCATGA
- a CDS encoding monovalent cation/H+ antiporter subunit D, translating into MSQHLLILPILIPLFTGALLLFSDIRYRRRNRLLSGLSILLQLIVVLYMLWLSDDDTIRTYSLGNWQAPYGIVLVLDRLAAYMLTITVLLATAVYSYACAGQDSHGSNFHALLQFQLLGINGAFLTGDIFNLFVFFEILLISSYALLLHAGGRKRTLAAMHYVVLNVAASTFFLVAVGTLYGTLGSLNMADLAVRINQLGPHRMALVESAGLVLLVVFLLKAAILPLHFWLTRAYAAAPGSVAALFAIMTKVGIYAILRVYGLIFHMPPHDALANFIQPWLWWLGLGTVVMGIMGVMAARNLNHQICNFTLISVGTLVATQGMGKEDSIAALLFYVPHTTFLTAALFMLAEVVGQQRGRAGTRFVESRMVRQPRLLSAAYMLAALGILGMPPLSGALAKGWILSTAPAHEAPWLWSIVLLSTLAGLISASRAGTTLFWKTATIGKPRGGLLGKRRGMALWGLISTTVLISCFAGPLSRFDLRMAGQLLDASSYAHAVLGQDINLAHEESS; encoded by the coding sequence ATGAGCCAGCATCTGCTCATTCTTCCCATCCTGATCCCGCTGTTCACTGGGGCGCTACTGCTGTTCAGCGACATTCGCTACCGCCGCCGCAACCGGTTGCTGTCAGGGCTGTCGATCCTGCTCCAGCTTATCGTGGTGCTGTACATGCTGTGGCTAAGCGATGACGACACGATCCGCACTTACTCACTCGGTAACTGGCAGGCCCCCTACGGCATCGTACTGGTACTCGACCGACTAGCGGCTTACATGCTGACCATCACGGTACTGCTGGCCACGGCGGTCTACAGTTATGCCTGTGCGGGGCAAGACTCGCACGGCAGCAACTTCCATGCCCTACTGCAGTTCCAGCTGCTGGGCATCAACGGTGCCTTTCTGACCGGTGATATCTTCAACCTGTTCGTGTTCTTCGAGATCCTGTTGATATCGTCCTATGCCCTGCTGCTGCATGCTGGAGGTCGCAAACGCACGCTGGCCGCCATGCACTATGTGGTACTGAACGTCGCGGCCTCTACCTTTTTCCTTGTGGCGGTAGGCACCCTGTACGGTACGCTGGGCTCACTAAACATGGCCGACTTGGCCGTACGCATCAACCAGCTTGGGCCGCACCGCATGGCGCTGGTGGAATCTGCGGGGCTGGTGCTGCTGGTCGTGTTCCTGTTAAAAGCGGCCATTCTGCCACTGCATTTCTGGCTGACGCGCGCCTATGCCGCCGCACCGGGTAGCGTGGCGGCGTTGTTCGCCATCATGACCAAGGTCGGCATTTACGCCATCCTGCGTGTCTACGGACTGATCTTTCACATGCCGCCTCACGATGCACTGGCCAACTTCATCCAGCCGTGGCTGTGGTGGCTGGGGCTAGGCACGGTGGTAATGGGCATTATGGGGGTCATGGCGGCACGTAATCTCAACCACCAGATCTGCAACTTCACGCTGATCTCGGTCGGTACACTGGTGGCTACTCAAGGGATGGGGAAAGAAGACAGCATTGCCGCACTGCTGTTCTATGTGCCACACACGACGTTCCTTACGGCAGCTCTGTTTATGCTGGCCGAAGTCGTTGGTCAGCAGCGCGGGCGCGCAGGCACCCGCTTTGTCGAAAGCCGCATGGTGCGCCAACCCCGCTTGCTCAGTGCCGCCTATATGCTGGCAGCGCTGGGGATTCTGGGCATGCCACCGCTGTCGGGTGCACTAGCGAAGGGCTGGATTCTGTCCACGGCGCCGGCCCATGAAGCCCCGTGGCTGTGGAGCATCGTGTTGCTATCAACGCTGGCGGGACTGATCAGTGCTTCGCGCGCAGGTACCACTTTGTTTTGGAAAACGGCGACTATCGGCAAGCCGCGCGGAGGATTGCTCGGCAAACGCCGCGGCATGGCGCTGTGGGGGCTGATCAGCACGACCGTACTGATCTCATGCTTTGCTGGGCCACTGAGTCGCTTCGATCTGCGTATGGCCGGTCAATTGCTGGACGCGTCGTCCTATGCTCATGCGGTACTGGGACAGGACATCAACTTGGCGCACGAGGAGAGTTCCTGA
- a CDS encoding Na+/H+ antiporter subunit E → MKRMLRWLLSHPFISTLSFWCWILLNELTLPHVIVALVLAIMIPKLVDTFWVPQPHIHKPFKLVAYMLMVAWDILVSNIQVAKAILSLRHEPRPGFIIYPLAMQEPFPITLLTSTISLSPGTLSAHLRLHDNTLLIHALNIGDDREAFIQALYERYERPLKEIFGC, encoded by the coding sequence ATGAAACGCATGCTGCGCTGGCTGCTATCGCACCCATTCATTTCAACGCTGTCCTTCTGGTGCTGGATACTGCTCAACGAACTGACACTGCCTCACGTGATCGTCGCGTTGGTGTTGGCCATCATGATTCCCAAGCTGGTCGACACTTTTTGGGTGCCGCAGCCGCACATTCACAAGCCGTTCAAGCTCGTGGCCTACATGCTGATGGTAGCGTGGGATATTCTGGTATCGAACATTCAGGTCGCCAAGGCCATCCTGTCCCTGCGCCATGAACCACGTCCGGGCTTTATTATCTACCCGCTGGCCATGCAGGAACCGTTTCCAATCACCCTGCTGACCAGCACGATTTCACTGTCACCGGGTACGCTATCCGCTCACCTGCGTCTGCATGACAACACGCTGTTGATTCATGCACTCAACATCGGTGATGATCGCGAAGCCTTCATCCAAGCCTTGTATGAACGCTACGAACGTCCTCTGAAGGAGATCTTCGGATGCTGA
- a CDS encoding monovalent cation/H+ antiporter complex subunit F, with the protein MLTHTTLFLNVCLWIGAAFYLLACLLNGYRVLIGPSLPDRIAALDTLSINAIGLIILLCIALQTRLYMDVAILLAMFGFISTAAICKYVLRGFIIE; encoded by the coding sequence ATGCTGACGCACACCACGCTGTTTCTCAATGTCTGCCTTTGGATCGGCGCAGCTTTCTACCTACTGGCCTGCCTGTTGAATGGGTACCGAGTATTGATCGGCCCTAGCCTGCCTGACCGCATTGCCGCCCTCGATACACTGTCCATCAATGCTATCGGGCTGATCATACTGCTGTGTATCGCACTGCAGACACGCCTGTACATGGACGTCGCCATCCTGCTGGCAATGTTCGGTTTCATCAGCACCGCCGCGATCTGCAAATACGTACTGCGCGGGTTCATCATCGAATGA
- the mnhG gene encoding monovalent cation/H(+) antiporter subunit G produces the protein MHWTPLIETLVGILVVIGGITATIGSFGMVRFNDFYVRIHGAAMCSTVGTGSAVLASMLFFWLHLGSPLGQELLITLFTVITTPVSAHLLTMSALHLKLPRQANTEGGPFELNERIDQN, from the coding sequence ATGCACTGGACGCCCTTGATCGAAACACTGGTGGGCATACTGGTCGTCATCGGCGGCATCACAGCCACGATCGGCTCGTTCGGCATGGTGCGCTTCAACGACTTCTACGTCCGTATCCACGGTGCCGCCATGTGCTCGACAGTCGGCACCGGCAGCGCCGTACTGGCATCAATGCTGTTCTTCTGGCTGCACTTGGGATCACCGTTAGGTCAGGAACTACTGATCACGCTGTTCACCGTTATCACCACCCCGGTCAGTGCCCACCTACTGACCATGAGCGCCCTGCACCTCAAACTGCCACGCCAAGCTAATACGGAAGGCGGACCATTCGAGCTCAACGAACGCATCGACCAAAACTGA
- a CDS encoding iron-containing alcohol dehydrogenase family protein, giving the protein MNTQTLIIPATIIRGPSALDSVGNICRTLGRRALVIGGHRARAAVREKLEAQLAEHGITLVGDEWFGGDSTRTQIDRLKALAETQDADVLIGVGGGKALDTVKATAAEAGLPLITIPTIAATCAAITPLTVTYTEEGLFLDLYNLPKAPDAVIIDSQLLATAPLRWLAAGLGDTLAKWYEFRALGKSEEATAIAASSVASSRICYDMIRLYGGEACAGVREQRNTPALEQVLDAIFTFAGLTSIMASGAHACAAHGIYAGFTACDKTRHFGHGLLVGFGNLCLLALEGRSDDEIIEAIHIARDCSVPLTLDEIEPTLTPEELDVIIAAALTSHDMGHMPFKVTADDLKSAFKRVAGLAASVS; this is encoded by the coding sequence ATGAACACGCAAACCCTGATTATTCCCGCGACCATCATCCGTGGCCCCAGCGCACTCGACTCTGTAGGCAACATCTGCCGCACGCTGGGTCGTCGCGCCCTGGTGATCGGCGGGCACCGCGCACGCGCTGCCGTTCGTGAAAAACTCGAAGCACAACTGGCCGAACACGGCATCACACTGGTCGGCGATGAATGGTTTGGCGGCGACAGCACGCGTACGCAGATCGACCGCCTCAAAGCGCTGGCTGAAACGCAGGATGCCGATGTTCTGATCGGCGTCGGCGGCGGCAAGGCCCTCGATACCGTCAAGGCGACGGCCGCGGAAGCAGGGTTGCCGCTGATCACCATCCCAACCATCGCGGCAACCTGTGCGGCCATCACGCCACTGACGGTCACCTATACCGAAGAAGGGTTGTTTCTCGACCTCTACAACCTGCCGAAAGCACCGGATGCCGTCATTATCGACAGTCAGTTGCTAGCAACGGCACCGCTGCGCTGGCTGGCCGCTGGCCTAGGTGACACGCTGGCCAAATGGTATGAATTCCGTGCGCTGGGCAAAAGCGAAGAAGCGACAGCCATTGCGGCATCATCGGTCGCCAGCAGCCGCATTTGCTACGACATGATCCGCCTGTACGGCGGCGAAGCCTGTGCAGGCGTACGCGAACAGCGCAATACGCCCGCACTCGAACAGGTGCTGGACGCCATCTTTACCTTTGCTGGCCTGACCTCCATTATGGCCAGTGGCGCGCATGCCTGCGCAGCTCACGGCATCTACGCGGGCTTTACGGCCTGCGATAAGACCCGCCACTTCGGCCACGGTCTGCTGGTCGGTTTCGGCAACCTGTGCCTGCTGGCACTCGAAGGCCGCAGCGATGATGAAATCATCGAAGCCATCCATATCGCACGCGACTGCTCGGTACCGCTGACACTTGATGAAATCGAGCCTACGCTGACACCGGAAGAACTCGACGTCATTATTGCAGCCGCCCTGACCTCTCACGACATGGGACATATGCCCTTCAAGGTCACTGCTGACGACCTGAAAAGCGCTTTCAAACGTGTGGCAGGACTCGCCGCGTCGGTCAGCTGA
- the hemH gene encoding ferrochelatase has translation MSSPRFGVLLANLGTPDAPTAKAVRRYLREFLSDRRVVDLPRWKWWPILNGIVLTTRPRRVAKAYASIWTDEGSPLLAISRRQRAALEEKLREHFGEEIPVALGMDYGNPSIVSAGRELRDAGVKNVLVLPLYPQFSSSTTASIFDQVARALKQCPAHPGLRFVRSYCDHPLYIQALANSVQEHWQQQGQQGHLVMSYHGIPKRYAEQGDPYPNECETTSRLLAEALSLAPHEWTMTYQSRFGREEWLQPYTDETLIKWGKAGSPPAVDIMSPAFAADCLETLEELSEENRENFIHAGGKRYAYIPALNDRDDHLELLTSLVAQHTQGW, from the coding sequence ATGTCATCCCCTCGCTTCGGTGTTCTGCTGGCGAACCTGGGTACGCCAGATGCGCCGACGGCAAAGGCCGTACGTCGCTATCTGCGTGAGTTTCTGTCGGATCGTCGTGTCGTGGATCTGCCGCGCTGGAAATGGTGGCCCATTTTGAACGGTATCGTGCTGACGACGCGCCCTCGTCGCGTGGCAAAGGCCTACGCGTCGATCTGGACTGATGAAGGTTCACCGTTGCTGGCCATTTCGCGTCGCCAGCGGGCTGCACTCGAAGAAAAGCTGCGCGAGCATTTTGGGGAGGAAATCCCCGTCGCGCTGGGCATGGATTACGGTAATCCTTCCATTGTCTCTGCGGGGCGTGAGCTGCGCGATGCGGGGGTCAAGAATGTGCTGGTGCTGCCGCTCTATCCTCAGTTCTCTAGCTCGACTACGGCATCAATCTTCGACCAAGTAGCGCGCGCGCTTAAGCAATGTCCGGCTCATCCTGGGCTGCGCTTCGTACGTAGCTACTGCGATCACCCGCTGTACATTCAGGCACTGGCCAATAGCGTGCAGGAACACTGGCAGCAGCAAGGCCAGCAAGGGCATTTGGTGATGTCGTATCACGGCATTCCCAAACGCTATGCTGAGCAGGGCGACCCGTACCCGAACGAATGCGAGACCACCAGTCGTTTGCTGGCTGAGGCACTGTCGCTCGCACCGCATGAGTGGACGATGACCTATCAGTCGCGCTTCGGGCGTGAAGAATGGCTGCAGCCCTATACTGATGAGACACTAATCAAGTGGGGTAAGGCGGGATCGCCACCGGCAGTGGATATTATGAGTCCGGCCTTTGCAGCGGATTGCCTAGAAACGCTAGAGGAGTTGAGCGAAGAAAATCGCGAGAACTTCATACATGCGGGCGGCAAGCGCTATGCGTATATTCCGGCACTCAATGATCGCGACGACCACCTTGAATTGCTGACGTCGCTGGTGGCTCAGCATACGCAAGGTTGGTAG
- a CDS encoding DUF6482 family protein, which produces MNISQLKEVAAHQQDVRIHVIRSLASKLYQIECEAETGHSVPLEERGRPQLFRSLEDVYDVLKQVGVQHAWLVRWEQRHPTASKGACLPPKSGLIQVAL; this is translated from the coding sequence ATGAACATCTCTCAGCTTAAAGAAGTGGCTGCCCATCAACAGGATGTGCGGATCCACGTTATTCGATCATTGGCCAGCAAGCTGTATCAAATCGAATGTGAGGCCGAAACAGGCCACAGTGTGCCGCTTGAAGAACGCGGTCGTCCGCAGCTCTTCCGGTCACTCGAAGACGTCTATGACGTGCTCAAGCAGGTGGGTGTGCAGCATGCTTGGCTGGTACGCTGGGAACAGCGCCACCCGACAGCATCGAAAGGGGCCTGCTTGCCTCCCAAATCGGGCCTGATTCAGGTCGCCCTCTGA